DNA sequence from the Falco peregrinus isolate bFalPer1 chromosome 1, bFalPer1.pri, whole genome shotgun sequence genome:
TGTACCTGGTAGAAGGGAAGCCTGCAGCCAATTGCCATTACTTTGTAGCTCCTATCTTTACTCACCAAATTgctactttcttttttattcctttttttatttctgtaatgtagTAACTGTTGGCTGTTATAAAGCTGCAATGTCATTAGCAAAGGTTCATTCAAATAAAGTCACTGCTGATATTAggactttaaaatgttaatgtctttgtatttctttgggATAACATATGTTTTTATATTGATGCTTCAAGAGACACATCTAGattctttcatttccagaagAGTGGTTGTGACAGCAAGACAGAATATTGGAACAGTCTGTGGGATCATGCCTTTTAGGTAGTGCctcatttaaaaattcttagTACATCTCCCTATTAAAAATATGTCCATAGttttaggaaaatgaaagcaaacaaaattctTAAGTGCATACAAGAATGTTAATGTTCTTCACGAGCAATACAAACTGCTGCGATGTTTGTTTGACTCTGGGATCTGCAgtccttttcatattttcttagTCCTCTGCTCCTTGTATAACCAGACACCACTGGAGCTCAGACTGAAGCTCTGTTACAAAATGCCATGTCATATTTTACTCACACTCAacctttcttgctttctccagtTTGCATCTGACATTTTTCACAATCACTGGTGGAAAGTATTCTTCATGTCTGATCTGTGCATATTCATTCATGAAGACTGCCTAACCTCTCCTAACAGACTTTGATAAAGCCCGGTAATGACATCACGGGAGTGTTATTTAGTTATTACACTTAATCTGGTAACAGAATGTAGAGTAAATGTCTAGCAGAATAGTTTCATGCCCTATCTGAAGATAAAAGGTTATCATGTGCTGGGATAACTGTCTTTTCACACAGTCTTTAGTTTCATGGAATAGTTAATTTGGGATTCTTCTGAATCTGACCTCACTGGAACTTTTAGGACACAGCTCTAAACATATTCAATTGCACCTATTTCTAATTGATCTCATTCTAACGTAAACCTGAAGTAATTGCACTGCTTCTAACAAAATTAAGGTCTACTCACAATTGTTTCTATGTAggaaacttttcaaaattttaagtatttttcacACTCATAAATGTGTTCTCATTGTCTCCTTAACTCAGTCTAGGTGTTTCTGACCTGTACAGATAGAAGCagctgaattttgtttctttttacttcatACTAAAGAGGATACATTTTTGTTCAAATGTTGGACATGTGCCAGGTATTTTTCAATGTCCATTATTTCACAAACTATTCTACAAAGCAGAATTAAGGTATTATGAAGAGGACTTTTGATGTTGTATTACTTCTAACATTTAATGCTTAGAATTAATAGAACTAGTCATTACTTTATTGGATTTGAACAAATTGATATTGGATTGTATTAAGCAACATGTCCCATATGCACTGGATTATTCATGTGcctgtttttcaaaaaggtATAAGTCATACTGAAAGCAGATTTGCATTTATTATGCTATGTAACTAGCTCTACTtttaccaaaggaaaaaaaaacaacctaatTTCAGATACTTGAAAACTTTTAGAATTGTGGTGGCGGGGGTGttatttagaattattttttacgTAAAGGCAGTCTGTATATGGATACTTTGCACTGGCATAACTGTCATCAAagtgtgattttcttttaaaaaattcctgaaaaagTTCACCTTACATGAGCTTTGGTTATGAATACAGTTAGGCTGCTATTTCTATTTATATGGTTCTTTTATATTGTCAGCGTTAGAGATGTACTTGATTATAAAGATAAAATTGAGCTGGTACAGATTTGAGTGCCAGTAAGCCTTAAAATCTTTGAATTATACTCTTCTCAATGGTTGATCTCAGTGTTGGGATGAATTGATATATAATAGGaataaacaggaaaagcagtacacttttttaaatccaaacacatttttaaaaataaagacaaatttgtgttttgttgtacTTGGTCTGACCACTTCCCATTGTTGTAGTTTTCAGTAGTGGACAGAAGTATTTCTGCATAAATACCTTGAAACAACAAAATCCTGAGTTCATACTTTGTTTCAATTTGCAGGGGTGAGCAAGTAGGAAGAATCTTCCTGTTCCACAAAATACTCTAATCTTATGCTGAAGCATTGAGGAGTCTTTGCTTTTTAGTTTAGCATGTAAcccaagcatttttttttaccgTAAGAGATGTGAGTGGCTGCCATGAAATGGCACAAAGTTGGAATGGGAATTGGAAGCCCTGAGGCTTTTATTCTTGGTTGGACTATAAACCTGTTATATGACCTTGAGCAGATCACATTAACCCTGACTTTCCAAAGCATTTGCACTGCTGAACTGGATCTATAGGTTGGTCAGTTGCAATTTCCTGTAAGGTGAGAATGGTACCTTAATAGGGTGTACATAGATCATTAACACAAAGTGCTGTGAAATTCTCCAATGAAAAGCATTACAGGCAGCGGAAAGTATTATTAGAAATTAATAATATTATAAATTAGTAATGATAATCCAGTTAGGTTTACCCTATGATGTACTTTACCCCAAAGCAAGATAAATCATAAGCTGCTTagaaggtgggtttttttacagtagaATGCAGCAGTTAAGGGTCTTTAGAACATTTCTGcaatattaaaatgatttttcagCCAGCATCTGAGCTTCTTCAATCTAGTCtaaggttttaaaaaagtaaaacgAACAAAAGCCCAAGGTAGTATCTACCTAATTAGTCCTCTCTGCAGCATGAATTTCTTTCTGAACTTCATTTCTGCTTAATAAGTATCATACCTGTTGAGGTTCCTTATGTTACTAAGCAACACCAACACTACCAAATaatggggggggaaaaaccatAATAAGGCACTATAATTCTGATCATGTATCATGGGGTTAATTTCTTAGGAATACTCTGAGATTCAAGGAGTGTGCAGTACAGCaatgtaaaatatattgttttcattacagaaagcaGTTCATATCTTCTAAAACTGTGCATTTAATTGCATAAAGgcagaaatgcaacacaaaaattattcaaataacATTCCAATTATATTTGATAAATCATCTTTAAAACCTTTACATTTATATAGCAATTATAACCTAACCACAGGATTTAACATCTTAGAGCTTCATCAAAATCAATCAAATATCTTAGGCTGAAGCTGGAATGTTGTTCTGATGGAATTGCTCCCAAAGGCAATTCTGATCTATTTAGGCACCAGTTTTACAGCACATTCTGATTATTTCTGGTAGTGTTTCCCGGGTAAGGTTTTCTTCTAGCAATGAATCTAAGAAATTTCCACTATATAAAACAACTACGCAATTGTAAACTGGTTAAACTAGTATAATTGTTTTCAAAGATGCTACTAATACATTGGTCCATATAAAATGCAGAATCTCTTCTGTTACTTGGCTTTCTACATGTTTTATAGAGAACTGCTGATTTCAGATGGTAAATTAATTTAGACACTCACATCACATCTGAACCTGATAATATTTTGGAAGACCAATTTTCTTTAGTTCCAAGTATGGATTTCTCATTCAGGTTACAGGCTTCTTTGACAGTATTTGCACCTGATTCTTAGGTACATGAAACCAGATAACTATCATTTAATTAGGGATAAAATAATATTAGTGttgaggtttttaaaatacatttttttaaataatttgaacatttttttatcTGTCATTAGGTCTAGGAAGAGCATACCTCTGTCTATACCACTGCAGAGCCCCCAGTCTCAAACACTTTTGTATCTTATTTTACACTAGTTTTAGTTGATTTCAGagaatttccttctttcttctctcccttcctaTTTTTTGTTTAAGCTGTTAACCTAGTTAGTCTCAAGAATACTTCTTCTCAAAAACTcccaaaatacttttctttctggttaAATAAATATGCCAAATCTGCCAAAAATAACTGTCAAGAATCAGTTCATTAAACTGTTTCAGGATGGGATACTTccagaatttaaattaaataatgaaCTATATGTCTCCACCTTGGTATTTGCAAGGCATCCTTTGATTGGCAGATATTCAGGCTGGTCTTGCCTTAGTTTCAAAGTTTGTGTAATCTAATGTATGCAGGTGTATACACGTTATAATGTACTGTGTGTATAGgcacaaaaaaagataaattaaacaattttaaGGTGTTTACAAAAACAATTCCCCAATCTTCctgaaagaattttaatttaaaaatgaagacaaatagAATCTAAATTAAAACCCAGTGGATTTCAGAATAGGTTAAAAGAATGATTAACTGCTCCTTGCTCCCTTGCCCCCCGGCTCCCAAATCATTGGCTACTGGCTAGCATTTTCCAAACTTGCCATCCAAAAAAGAAGTCAATCTGAAAAATGTAGCTACAAAGCTACAAATGGTTTTGGTGTAAACATATTTGTTCTTCCATCCTGTAATTGCCACAGAAACACTTATATTCCCTGGTTTTGAGAACTTTCAATAGAATTTCACACAGAAGTTCTTAGTAAAAAAAACTTGTGACCTTTCAAATTAAACTTCCTCTCAGGTTTGTAAAGGAGAGCAGTATTTTCTCCAGTCTCTGATTACAAAGCCAATTTGTACTTGGACTTTTCCAATATTTAATAAGTGTATGCTCACACATTTTACTGGTTGAAACCCTGCTATTTTTGAAGAAGCAGTTGCCCTTTAGGTCTTGCTTGGACATAACAGGGAATGTTCTCCACAGATTTACTCGCTAAAGGtcatagtttatttttaaatggcaattttAGGGTTAATATTTGCTATCTATCTGTGAGTTTAGAGTGCATTCAGGCTAACAAGAGTCATTCCCTAGATATCCAAAAAGCTGGAGTAGCTTTTAATAAGATTTAGCAAATACATTTAATGAGTCTGCTGCATTGCCTAGACAGTTGTTATCAAAAATGTTATGTTAAATGTTTAAGTCTGTAAAGTAAGCCTCAAagtaaacaatttttaaatagaaatactgAGTGCTTCTCAGAGCCATGACAAATGGGAATTGGCTGTGTTTTCTAAGGTCGTTTCTAAGAGGTGAAGTACTGTGACCaatatattcagaaaaagaaagacactGGCAGTGGAACCGAAAAAGAAGCTACAGATGTAGTATTTCTGAGACtactttactttaaaatatgagCCGCAATTCAAATAGATTCcaaaaccagttttgttttttttaaatgactgctgCTTCACTATATGCAAAACAGCTTGTTTCCACACTCTGCATTGAAAACAAATCAAGTTAAGGATGTAGATGTATCCTACAAATCTTTAAATGTTATAACTGCTCAGAAATGGAATAAAGTCCAAGAATCCTCTCAATGAGGATTTGTCCTGAACGATTTTTCAGACACAGAAGCAGGCAATATAAGCATAGTGGTTCCAGTGCAGGTGTTGcatttatctgattttttttttatcactgcTATCTGTTAGTGATCTGTTTCAAATAATATCCgtgctctgttttctgtgtccAGGTAAATAGAACTCTTTTTTTGTATGATCCATAGCTCACTGGAAACCAAATGGTTGCACCACCATCCAGTGCTATTATTTAGATAAGTATATATACTATTCTAAATTAAGGGAAAGGCACTGACATTCAAAATGCTTTGGAATTACTATTAATATCATACTGGGTATGGTATATATGGCAAGAGAAGTATATGATATATGTAGAAAAGAACTAGGGAAATCAAAGCAAGCAAATAATAGTCAGGAATTTAAAATCTGGTAAACAATTATAATGTTCTgcttaaaggaaataaaagctgttgGAGGGTTAGTAGCCATCATTACTCACCTGtggttaaggaaaaaaagcacgcaggttttttctggttcttctgaaataaagtCAGGGAAAACAAATAACTTTGGTATAAATTTTCTGTTGAGATCACAGATTCAATTTGTGAATTGAATTGTGAGTGCAGTTTCTAACTGGTGATGGGTTTAGGAATACTGACttgtcttattttattttgtagatGCTTCAGAAACTTGCTGTGTGTTTACCACGGGTTCTGCCAGCCAGCTCGAGAGGGGACTTACCTATTCTTTCATTAGTCGAGCATAACATTATCTTGAACTAATTACTCCTCTCCACATGGCCTTCCTACTAGTGTCAGCTTATCTTCTGCTGACTCATGCTCAGGGTGCTCCTGTTGAGGATGGGGCACTGTTGGAAACACTGAAGTCACAAGTAGGATTATTCAGCAATAAAAGTGAACACTATTCGGCACAGGTGAGACCTCCTGGCACAAGCCGGCAAATACCTCAGACAATCATCATAGGAGTTCGTAAAGGAGGGACAAGGGCTTTACTGGAAATGTTGGATATTCATCCTAATATTGTGGTAGCAGCTACGGAAGTCCACTTCTTTGACTGGGATGAAAATTATGTGAAAGGAATAGACTGGTATAGAAGTCTGATGCCGTTTTCTTATGGAAATCAAATTACAATTGAGAAAACACCAGGCTATTTTACATCACCACAGGCTCCAGGAAGAATTCATGACATGAATAGCTCCATTAAACTGCTGCTTATTCTAAGGGATCCCACTGAGAGAGTTATATCTGACTATACCCAAGTATATTACAACAGAGTAGAAAGTCACAAGCCTGTTCAGCTTTTTGAAGATATTGTTATTAAGAATGGAGCACTTAATACCAAATACAAAGCTATTCAGAGAAGTCTATATGATGTTCATATGGAAAAGTGGCTTAAGCATTTCAGTTTGGATCAGATTCACATAGTGGATGGCAATACTTTAATCAAGGACCCTCTTCCTGAATTACAAAAAGTTGAAAGATTTCTAAATCTTCCTTCCCGAATTATGtcttctaatttttattttaaccaaaCCAAGGGATTCTACTGCATTAGAAGCGATGGAAGGGAGAGATGTTTACATGAATCCAAAGGGCGTCCCCATCCTCTTGTTAACAGCACTGTTTTAGAGCAACTGTATTCTTACTTCAGAGAGCACAATGCAAAATTTTACAGAATGGTTAATCATTCCTTTGACTGGCATTAATGCATTTGGAATCAATGTTTCTTAAAAAGGGCCTGAAACAAACTTTTTCAAACGGATCTTTCTAAACTGTAGAGAACAGTATTATGAGAACTTAACATCCTGGTTATATGCTTCGTTGGAATAACACCTCTAACTCATGGAAATGGTACCCTTTATGTTGGGGAAAAACAAGTTTCACATATTTGTATGATTACTGTGAGTCAAATTCTGATCTTCTTTCTCTCATCATGCAAATACATTAACTTCAGCAGACTTATTTCAGATATGTATGTTACAAGATTTGagctgttttggaaaaatgACTACTTTGAACAGtgtagaaaatgtaaatgtttgaaATGGTATTATTCtaactgttctgtattttttgttgttagtattttttttatatcacaCAATGATAGTGGCATTGATTTCTAGAATTTTTCATACAGTAAGTTAAATTGTATCTTAAAACAGGGGGCATATATAGTGGCTCCAATAAATAATTCATCCGCTGATAATACACCGAAGTACTTAATTAATAATAGAGGGAATCTGTTTCACTTGTGATTTTGAATAGGTGAACTAGAAGCTCCCTATCAGTATATCATTAGTATTAAACCACACTCTTACCATCTTgggtttacaaaaaaaaaaaatctccaaagaaTATAACTGTTTGATGAAGCTTAAACTGAGTCTCCTGaatgtaaagaaattaaaatatcccAGGCAACCTCAATTTACACTGTTATTCTGTACactaaaaacaacaacaacaaaaaaaaaaaccttaatggaaaaaataatttatatcaGCAACTGTACAAATATTTGATTATATAAATTATGTCACTTTGCTCTTGAATGGAAAAGGTATCCGTTAATACTACCATATTAATCATGTTTGCATTCTGTGACTAGTTAACTCTCCCTCTCCTGGCTTTAGTTTACGTATCTCCATTGGTACATTGATTcttgctgggggaaaaaaaaaattgcttgccCTCCAAAGCATcgaatatttttattttgttatttctaatACAGATCTTGGGATGTTCTCAAAGTTAAAACATCTTGTTATACTGTATATCTCAGGCACAGTGTTAAGTATGCTAGGTATGACATACTCagattatatataaaaaacatcCAACTATACAACtgcattatgcatttttttgtttttaatattttctttgacagtattgttcttctttttcatgtaaACATTTTGTTATGTATCAAtaccaaagaagaaaatcaacttgAAATGTTAAATGTGGTGCCAGATAGCACTACAGGTGCAGATGTGCTTGTTTGACATTGTACCTTGCAATCCAGACACTCTGGTGCACCCCCTAGTAGAAGGGTTCACCAGGCACAATCCCTTTAAGCTTCTCAGAAcactggtgagctgcagctgtgtgAGCCTGCTCGGAGCATCGCAGCATCAATCTCTGCCTAACCCCGGTGAGGTTCCTGAATCTGTGTCCTTCTCTCTAAGCCACTGCTCAAGCCTACAGGAGTGTATGTCCCTAACATGGGATTCAGTCTTCCATTTCACAGGCTAAAAGGTATGTATTGCAGCGCTAATATTTAGGCTTGTAATACTTCATGTGGGGGCTACTTAGATGTTCGGCAGGTAGCAGTGTTCCACTAAAGGTGGACAGAATCAGACCCAGCCAGATTATGTGGAAATAGCCTTCATCAAATATTCCCTcaataaatgtaaaatgttaaaaataacataaaaaatcTTATTCTTTATCTCTTCTGCTATTTCTATGTGTATATATGagagaaaattatatttgtCATTTTATAATTAACTTCTGAAATTATCTTTCTGAAGCCTGATTTTTTTACTACATATCTGATTTCTACAAAGGGCCCAAATggttatttatttcttccacCTATCCTGAGATTGTGGCTTCTTCATCATTAATATTGATCATGTGGGGACTACTCAGAAGTACAATGTTGATCTGAATCAGGTGCagaaatacagatatatttctttcaaattagCCTAAGAACGGGATGTTTATGCTGGTTTTGTATCGTCTCTACCAGGACACCGGATAGGCAAACTGTAATAAATACAGCTGTGTAGTCTTCCAATATCATCTTTGTCATCTGTCAGGTTAAAAGTTAACTGAGAAAAATTCTGAACTCCAAATAAGCAGGGTGATTTTATATTGGACCAACACTTTGCATTTTGTGGGCACAACATTTTTATCTGATAACAGAAGCCCGAAATCCACATTCCCTGTATCGTTTAACCGAGCCTGTTCTCTCTGACCAATGCAGTCTCAATGATGAACAAAACTCATCCCAGTCCactaatttcagaaatacagtattaaagGTAGCAACATACCTGCAGTTCATATCATAGATGGTGGCTTTCTTTCagcattgctttctgtttctcataCATTCCAAAACTTTCCATattcttcttttgcttcttctcAATGATGATTCCATTTAATAGTACTGAAAATAAGAATAAGGTtgtgttgttggtttgggtttttttggcaagaAGTTAATTTGAAAACAATGCGTACTTTAACAAAGGTTTCAGGTAGTTGCCAGTAATTGAAGAGTTCACTGTCTATATGTCACATGCAATTTCATGGGCTTCCTCTGAAgcctatgaaaagaaaataacaaaatagaaatagaaaagaaagaaaaatctaatgtctgtctttatttatGCTTTCAGGCATCAagtctttctccttcttctctgaAGTTTACAGCTAATCTTTAAATGAGTTGAATGCAGCAACACCAGTTGGCAGAAGCTGTACAcatctttgaaaaatgcagGTCCCTTTGTGGAATTTACATTTCAAGGAATGCTGATCTGTATGGATTAGTGATGCATATATCTACTTGATTTGCTAGCACTCTTCACTCTTGCTCAGCATTTTTGGGAAGGACGGAGTTGATGGGTTGAGTTCAATGATCATTTTAGAGTTTACTAATACTGGAAGAAATATATTCTGCATAGTATAATTTGGGAGAAGGggtggttgttttggtttggttttacaTAAATAACAAACCTCATgtgaagttttgttttggtaaatAAATGGTCTACAAAGATGCAACTTAACCTCCCCATAACAGAATTCAATAAATATAGTAGACTAATTTAACATTACAAACTGTTTCCATAAGTTTCTCATTTTGTggtctgaaaaatattatttcatgcAGTCTTGACCTTCTTCATTCTTACTATCTTCAAAAGATAACCCTCCTTCCCTCATTCTCAGGAGGGGGATCAGATCAACTTAGAAGATCCACTGAGGCATACTTTAgtaatattgaaataaaaagcactgaatttttGGCACTTGGAGTTCAAAACTagtaaaatttttgaaaaaactCAAGGCTCACGATCTGTTTAAAGACATTATTAACAAGTCAGTTCTCAATTTAAGAAATTACAAATACCTCTTAAGATTTTCCATAATTGATAGCAAAACATAAACTATGCTTCTCCAGATTATTCATTAAAGGACTTTCATTATTTGATACTCGAGGTgtttgcagaaattaatttcatgtgTTAAGGGTACTTAAAGAGATCATGCAATTGTTTCAAAGGTTTTTTGGAGCATCTGAAACAGATGATAGAGTCATGTGTAAGAGTACAGCAGAATTTATGATGGTTTGAGCAGCTCTTTGATGATGTTTTGCATTCCACAAATATTAAGCTTTAACTTTAAATactgttcctttcctttttagttAAAATGAGTAAGTTATAGCTGCTTTCATCTAATGTCACTGAGAATTAGCAATGTCAAGCAACTGCAGCTCTAACTGGATCAGTTTAGCCTTTGCCACTATAAGCAACGCACTCATACTTAATACATAGATGAGTAATATTACTGGGGTTTTAATATGGGCTACATATATTACTTGTAGTACATAAAGACAAAGTGCTGGGAAGCTTAAGTGCTAGATTTTTGCCTCAAAAAGCACCTAGTACTTCACtaatgggaagaaaacaaagaggttCTACTATTGCACTCACCTCCATTCTTTCACCAGGAGGAGCGGTGGATTTTTCCATTGTATCCTTGGTATCCAGCTGCTCAAAGGCCTTGGGCTGGCTTCTGGTCTTTCCTTTCACCACTGAGCCTTGATAGAGCACTTACAGTTCTTCTTAAAGAATATCTGTTAATGTAGAGACATTTTTTGGAATATCCATAGACAATATTGTGGAGAACTTTACAGAGGGCATATACTTCATGCATGTCGTTGTATGATGCTACACAACATCAACTCCTTCAGTATCCTTTTGATACAAAGCCAATAGATAATCCTATAAAATGCATCAAAGAAAGATTAGATTGACTACTGTAGGGAAGCATATCTGCATACAGTTTTCAGTCTTCACGCACATTTCAAGAgctcattaattaaaaattggGTTGGTTCCAGCAAGTTTGGCTGCTTATTGCCTTTGTAAATTCAGATGTTTTCATGAGTTGgacaataattttaatattgtcATAATCCCTATAGTTTCTTGTTTATGTGGtcaaaaactaaaataatagGAGTTATTACTTTGCTTTGTAGGAGCACagttgggaagaaaaaaaaagacacacacacacacacccctcaaTACCTTGATTCTTAGTGAGAGTTGCACAGTAACAATACTCACAATAACATTTCCTTGCAGGGAAACgaacatttaaattatttcagtaaaaattataCTCCTatagattattattttctgtacttcTGGATTTGATACTTCATTTCCTTCAAAAGCCTGAATTTTGTTGTAGAAATGAACAGACACATTGTAATTAAAATCAGTAGTAATTTGCCTATCACATTAATCATTACCAGCAGTTAATGGCCAGATAATTTCCACTTCAATTACTTCACATTTCAATATACTTACTAAattgttttgatattttataACACAAATCTAAAATTTAGAACCAACAGTGGATAAAAAGACTTTGTAATGTCATTCTGTGATTACAGAGGAATTGTCATGTCTTTAAGGTTAATAAACAGTGATATGAGCTTACCACAATTCCTGGAAAAATTTTGGAAGCCAAGATACTAACACAACTGCAAACTATAAATTAATACTTGAAGTTGAATCTGCTACTTAGGGAAAATACAACAGATTAAAACAGACTGACAAAAATCATACTTTCCTGGTGAAATAGATGTCATGTAAAATGTACAGTATCATGCATTAGCTCCATGTAACAAGTACTATGAAGTCTGTTTTCTGATGCAAAATGATTTTATGCTTTTACGTTGTATATTCTTTCAGTTGCATTACAAAAACCTCTCAGTTaagtgtttaaagaaaaccatCTTAATGTAAACTTTTTGCCAGTGGTacagtttttctctgaaatgacatttctccggttttgtgttttttcctccaagatAAAAAGGTGGATTGAGTCACACTCCAATAAAAGTAGAGGGTTATCGTGCCAGAATAAAGAATATTACTTCTGTTTATTACAGTCCTTagtgaagaacatttttatgTAGGGACTGATAATAGTTTAACGAtctctttgtattttctctctcttcattaGAGAATACAACTATGCCATAGTTTTTCTTATTCTGAAGAATGTTACTGTAAACTCTTACATTGCTACTCTAAAGCATTTACTTAGAGATTTAAATCAGGTGGCAGTAATGAAAGGGAAGCACAGTAATTAAGAATCCATTCCCTTTGCCACTCAGACTggctaagatttttttaatttttaacttttttttatgtGAACATTTTGATCCATCATAAATGCTCTATTAGGAATCAACCAACTtgcaataggaaaaaataaggcaaaGGCAAGTAGAATGCAACAAAACCTGAGCTGAAGGCCCTCTTCTGGTAAACATTTGTTCACGTAATATGGCACAGTTAAAAAAGATTACGATTGGCCTGAGAGGACAATGCACAGGACTAAGTAACATGCTACTCCAGGGATTTATCTAGGTATTCTATGTgcctgaattaatttttcaatcATTAGGCTAGTAGGGACATACATGAATATACACTTTTGGAACACTGTGTTTCACTTTGTTAGAGAATACTATAATACTTCAGCACAGGTTAAATATATTGTGTCTATCCCTGGGTGAAATGCTGCAGTGCAAATTGGATAGGAAGTAACAACTCTTTAGACAAAGTGTTGGGATTTGTTAATTCCTTATGGAAAATTAG
Encoded proteins:
- the LOC101919371 gene encoding heparan sulfate glucosamine 3-O-sulfotransferase 1-like, whose amino-acid sequence is MAFLLVSAYLLLTHAQGAPVEDGALLETLKSQVGLFSNKSEHYSAQVRPPGTSRQIPQTIIIGVRKGGTRALLEMLDIHPNIVVAATEVHFFDWDENYVKGIDWYRSLMPFSYGNQITIEKTPGYFTSPQAPGRIHDMNSSIKLLLILRDPTERVISDYTQVYYNRVESHKPVQLFEDIVIKNGALNTKYKAIQRSLYDVHMEKWLKHFSLDQIHIVDGNTLIKDPLPELQKVERFLNLPSRIMSSNFYFNQTKGFYCIRSDGRERCLHESKGRPHPLVNSTVLEQLYSYFREHNAKFYRMVNHSFDWH